One window of the Rhipicephalus microplus isolate Deutch F79 chromosome 2, USDA_Rmic, whole genome shotgun sequence genome contains the following:
- the LOC142775845 gene encoding uncharacterized protein LOC142775845 isoform X1 gives MELYRDHSTNTLPLATDSMALHLFICIERILPDFECHTSGCKLPWPNYKPAIHVEDLNMVNSFVSHGTLTAGSQGNSEVNDEAASGRHELDESRRLTWLTGAHAASSPNCTSTDTQHVRALNFIV, from the exons ATGGAGCTTTACAGGGATCATAGCACCAATACCTTGCCTCTGGCAACTGATTCCATGGCACTGCACCTCTTCATATGT ATTGAAAGAATCCTGCCAGATTTCGAGTGCCACACTTCTGGATGCAAGCTGCCTTGGCCCAACTACAAACCAGCCATCCATGTCGAAG ATCTGAACATGGTGAACAGCTTCGTGAGTCATGGCACCCTGACTGCCGGAAGTCAGGGCAACAGTGAAGTAAACGACGAGGCTGCCAGCGGTCGTCATGAACTTGATGAAAGCAGACGCTTGACTTGGTTGACCG GTGCCCATGCTGCAAGTTCTCCAAATTGCACAAGCACAGACACCCAGCATGTACGTgcactcaattttattgtgtAA
- the LOC142775845 gene encoding uncharacterized protein LOC142775845 isoform X2, whose protein sequence is MAESDLNMVNSFVSHGTLTAGSQGNSEVNDEAASGRHELDESRRLTWLTGAHAASSPNCTSTDTQHVRALNFIV, encoded by the exons ATGGCAGAGTCTG ATCTGAACATGGTGAACAGCTTCGTGAGTCATGGCACCCTGACTGCCGGAAGTCAGGGCAACAGTGAAGTAAACGACGAGGCTGCCAGCGGTCGTCATGAACTTGATGAAAGCAGACGCTTGACTTGGTTGACCG GTGCCCATGCTGCAAGTTCTCCAAATTGCACAAGCACAGACACCCAGCATGTACGTgcactcaattttattgtgtAA